A stretch of DNA from Rhodospirillales bacterium RIFCSPLOWO2_02_FULL_58_16:
GGTCGTGGAAAAAGATGAGCCGGGAACCTTCTTCCGCCTTCTTGTTCCGTTATCCATTTCAACCCACCGCCTGCTCATGGTGGTCAGTCACGACCGTATTTTTGCCGTCCCCACCGACGGCATTGAGCGGCTGTGCAGAGTCCATATCGACGAAGTCAAAACCATTGAAGGCTCGCCGGTCATCAACTTCCAGGGCAGTCAAGTCCCCCTGCAAGGCCTTGCCGTGCTCCTCGGCCTGGGAAGCAATGAGATCAACGTGCAGAAAGGAATTATGCCGGTTATAATCATTAATTCCGCTCAAACCAAGGTGGCGATCGCCGTTGATTCGCTGATCGCCATCCGCGACGCCGTAATCAAGGACCTGGGGTTCCCCCTGCCCCATGGAAGCAAGGTCACAGGCGGCATTCTGCTGGAGGACGGCTCCATTTCAACGGTGTTGAGTCCTTTTGCGCTGGTCGAGGCGTTCCGCCGACCGGGCGCCGTCAGGATGCTGGCGACCGAGGAGATGGCGCCCGAGGAGAAACCGCCGACCATTCTGGTGGTCGATGATTCGATCACCACCCGTACGCTTGAAAAAAGCATCCTTGAGGCATACGGCTATCGTGTTATTATCGCTGTGGACGGTCTGGAGGCTCTTACCGAGCTGCGTTCCCAGCCCGTCGATCTGATCGTCAGCGACATTCAGATGCCGCGTCTCGACGGGTTCGGGCTGCTCGCGGAAATCAAGAAGGATCCGTCAATCGCCCATATCCCCATCATCATGGTCACCTCAATGGAAAGCAATGAAGACCGGGAGCGGGGCCTTTCCCTGGGCGCCGACGCCTATGTGATCAAACAAAAATTCGATCAGAGAGACCTGCTGGACACTATTGAGCAAATGTTATGACCAAAAAAATAAGAGTCATGATCGTCGAGGACTCTCCGGTCGTAATGGAATTGCTGAAATACATCATCGGCAACGATTCCCGCCTCGAAGTCGCCGCCACGGCGACAAGCGCCGAAGATGCGTTGCAAAAACTTAATCGGGTCCGGCCGGACGTTATCTCGCTGGACATAAGGCTCCCCGGCATGAACGGCCTGGACGCCACGCTTTTGATCATGTCCTCCCGGCCTACTCCGATCGTCGTGGTTTCGGCCGGCGTTCAGGAGGAAGAACTGAATATAGCCATGAACGCCATGCGCGCCGGGGCGCTGACGGTCGTTGAGAAGCCGGTGGGGGTAACCAACGGGGACTACGAAACCATGGCCGGACAATTGTGCGATCAGTTAGCCGTCATGAGCCAGGTAAAGGTCGTGCGCCAGGCCGGGCGACGCAACATAGACTTTGGGGCCATGAGCGCAAAAAGCTCAACCGCGAAGGAATCGGGTCGTCATTTTCCGACCGTCGCTCCCAAAATAATCGGCATCGTCGCCTCCACCGGCGGCCCGAACGCCGTCAGCCGGGTGTTGAACGGACTGGGCCGTGATTTTCCGCTTCCCATACTGGCGGTGCAGCATATCACCGACGGTTTCCTGACGGGCTTTGTAAGCTGGCTTTGCGACATCACGCCGTTCACCGCGACCATCGCCAAGGACGGCGAATGTCCGGCGCCGGGCAAAGTGTATTTCCCGCCCGAGGACACGCATCTCGAAATCAGGGACGGCCGGTTGCGGGTTAACGGCGGCGCGCTCGTCAGCACCCAGCGTCCGTCGGGGACCGTGCTGCTGAAGTCGATTGCCCATGACCAGGGGACGCACGCCCTGGGCGTATTGCTTACGGGCATGGGGAGCGACGGGGCGAAGGGACTTTTGGCAATTAAGCAGGCCGGCGGCTATACTATCGCGGAAAGCGAGTCGACGGCGGTGATCTACGGCATGCCGGCGGAGGCGGTGCGCTTGGGCGGCGTTTGCGAATCGCTTCCCCTTGACGCCATCGCTCCCGGCATTTTGGAAATGGTTGCGACTAAAGCGCAGAAGGTCCGGTAATGTCCGACAACAAAATCATGATCATCGAGGACTCGCCGA
This window harbors:
- a CDS encoding chemotaxis response regulator protein-glutamate methylesterase — protein: MIVEDSPVVMELLKYIIGNDSRLEVAATATSAEDALQKLNRVRPDVISLDIRLPGMNGLDATLLIMSSRPTPIVVVSAGVQEEELNIAMNAMRAGALTVVEKPVGVTNGDYETMAGQLCDQLAVMSQVKVVRQAGRRNIDFGAMSAKSSTAKESGRHFPTVAPKIIGIVASTGGPNAVSRVLNGLGRDFPLPILAVQHITDGFLTGFVSWLCDITPFTATIAKDGECPAPGKVYFPPEDTHLEIRDGRLRVNGGALVSTQRPSGTVLLKSIAHDQGTHALGVLLTGMGSDGAKGLLAIKQAGGYTIAESESTAVIYGMPAEAVRLGGVCESLPLDAIAPGILEMVATKAQKVR